Genomic segment of Halostella limicola:
GTCCGGTAGGTACGCGAGGATAGTTTTTCCGGCCGCGACGGCGTGGAGGTCGGTCCGACGCGTCCCGGAGTCGGTCCCGTTCTCAACCGCGTTCGCGCCCGTCTTCGTGTGGACGTGGATCGCGTGGCGTTGCTCCTCCGCGACGAAGTGAGCGCGTTCGTCGGTTTTCTCCGCGATCTCTTCGACCTTCGGTTCGATCATTCTGTACACCTCTTTCTTCTCTCTCACGAACTCCCCGAGCCCCAGAAACCGGAGTCCGAGGTGGTACTCGCCCCGGTCCTTCACAACGAACGCCTGCTTTTCGAGCGTTTTGAGCTGGTTGTAGACCGTACTTTTCGGCAATTGCATTGCCTCAGCGAGGTCAGTCACGCCCGCTCCACCCTGTTCTCGGAGTTCTTCGATTATATTGAACGCTGTATCGACGGACTTGATCGAATCGTTGGATTCGGATTTTGCCATGATTATTGTTCATACTCCTCCTCCTTATAGTTCATCGCTGTGGGACAGTACTGTTCGTTCACTTCTCGAGTATAGATTACGGGTTAGAAGTGATTTCCTCGTCTCTTACTGCCGTATTTCAAACGTACAGCGATTGGCGATACGAGGGACCAGACTGGATGCGGGAAGATAGCAGGAGTAAAATTGGTTCATTGGGGCCCTTAGACGAGAAAATACGAACAACGAAGAAGAAGTGGATTCCAAACGGGCACGACAGATACGCGTTCCGTAGCATGGGACGATGATCCGTCTCAGAACCGTCACCGCGACCGGAGATCTGACCGCCCAGTTTTTCTCCGGTGGTGTTGCGAGAATCGCCCAGAGGACTCTGACGAACTGTATCAGAGTTAGACGACCGAAAACAGGACCATCGCGAAGAACACTGCGCTGGACGAGCTAGCGTTGAGATGATCCGACGGTCGCTAGAGCATCCGGATTACAGAGATAGCCCCGTAAAATAGCGAAACCGGATATAATTCTCAGAGATTAGCAGGGGACTAGATACGCAGATCTCGTGAAAATCAAGTGGACAATAGACCCCCCGGTTTCTTCAGCAGCGACACGAAAGCAACCAAATTGAAAGAGATCTAAACTGGTGAAAATTAGTATTCGTTCTATCTGATACAGCCACCGAACTGATTTGCATATAGTGATCGAATTTCTACTTGTTGGCCAATACATAAGAAATACTATCACAGATGAAATATTGTATACTTATATCTACTTATCCGGAGAACCCACAGTCGTTATATCCTCTTTAAACCCCCATGTAGTAGCCTATATCGCTTTTTTACTATTACTTGAAGTTGTAACGATGCCTCTTGGCGGAAACCATATAGAATTTCGAGACACCCAAAGATAGGGTTTTATGCCGGCGAAAAGAGGAATATTGGTTTCGACATCGTACCTATCGAGCTGGCGCGAGGAAATGAATCTAAACCTACTATATAGATATAGTATAACAAGACCATAATTGAAATATATTTTATGTAATGTATGCTCGGTGATGGAATACGAGTTGCACTCAAAGCGATCACTACCAACGACTGTCAGCGTCAGTAAACGCTCGGTCAACCCTCGGTGGCCTCCAGTGGGGGGAACCGGACAGGGCGTGTCCTGCCACCGGGTATTATTTATATCCATTCCCCCTGTGAAACTGCCCAGATAGTCCCAAAAGGAATGGGCAGAGGCCCGCTCGAGATCTCGACGCCGGTGTACCGTCGAGACCGCCGCAGTCACCCGTCGAGCGACTTCGTCATACAGACCGCGGAGTCCGGACAGAGATCCTCGAACTGCGTCGTCCGCCGGATCCGCGGCGGCGCGCTCTCCCGGTCGATCGTCTCGTAGCCGTTGCGGCGGAAAAACGCCGCCGCGGTCGTCGTCAGCAGGTAGAGCTCGTCTATCCCTTCGGTTCGTGCGCGCTCCTCCAGCGCGGCGCACAGCTCCGCCCCGTAACCCTTCCCGCGGCACGGTTCCGCCACGACGACCGAGCGGAGGAGCGCGTTCGAGCCGCGGGGTTCGAGCCCGCCGACGCCGACGAACTCCGATCCGGACTCGGCGACGAACAACTGTACTGCGTCGGTTCGCACGTCCCGGTGCGGGAAGTCGTTCGCCGCGAGCAGGGCCTCGGCGCGGTCGAGGTCCGCCGGATCAGCTCGTCGGAGCGATATTGTGGAGTCAGTCATGCTGTATCGGTGGTCGCGAGCGTCAGTCGCCGACTCGCTGGCCCGCAGGATCGCCGGTCGCGCCGGTCGGCGGGTCGACGACGCGACTCGAAGCGACGGCTAGCAGGGGTCATCGATGGACGGGTTCGTGACGGTGATTCGAACCCTGCCGCCGAGGTCGAACGCGAACCCCCGACACTCGCGGAAGCAGCGGACGAGGCTCGCGGTGCGGCGCGCGCCGGCCCGCAGGGCGACGACCGCCGCGACGGCGGCGACGCCAGCCAGCGGGTAGCTGACGAGCCAGAACAGCGCCGGGATCGCGGCGGCGACGGCGTAGGCGGCGAGGATGCTCCGCCACGTGGGTTCTTGCGGTCCTGTGCGGTATCGTGCGCCTGGTGGTCGCGTCATCGGTCAGTATCGGGGTCGCTGTCGGGGCGTTTGGCTGGCTTTTCTGCTTCGATCGTCGCCGCGACGACGAAGTCGCTCGGATCGCGCTCGGCGTCCCAGTCGCGGACGATCGCCTCGCCGTTCGCTTTCGGCTCGACGGAGACGGCCACGAACCCGGCGTCGGTCAGCATCGCTTCGAGCGCGGGGATCGACGCCGCGCCGGCGACGCAGGCGGCCACCGAGTCCAGGTCGGTCCGGAGGTCAGCCGGGGGTTCCGCGGTCAGCACGACGTCGGAGATCGCGAGGCGGCCGCCC
This window contains:
- a CDS encoding IclR family transcriptional regulator; this encodes MAKSESNDSIKSVDTAFNIIEELREQGGAGVTDLAEAMQLPKSTVYNQLKTLEKQAFVVKDRGEYHLGLRFLGLGEFVREKKEVYRMIEPKVEEIAEKTDERAHFVAEEQRHAIHVHTKTGANAVENGTDSGTRRTDLHAVAAGKTILAYLPDDELERFLEENTLEAYTGNTITERERLFEELESVRDRGYAQNDEESMLGLRAVAAPILYPNGELLGVLSVSGPTHRLKGHRFEREIPDLLLGSSNEIEINVAHAQQSS
- the arsN2 gene encoding arsenic resistance N-acetyltransferase ArsN2, which gives rise to MTDSTISLRRADPADLDRAEALLAANDFPHRDVRTDAVQLFVAESGSEFVGVGGLEPRGSNALLRSVVVAEPCRGKGYGAELCAALEERARTEGIDELYLLTTTAAAFFRRNGYETIDRESAPPRIRRTTQFEDLCPDSAVCMTKSLDG